One segment of Solanum stenotomum isolate F172 chromosome 1, ASM1918654v1, whole genome shotgun sequence DNA contains the following:
- the LOC125859223 gene encoding V-type proton ATPase subunit a3-like: protein MAEQTGGGCCPPMDLFRSESMQLVQIIIPNESAHRTIDYLGEIGLIQFKDLNAEKSPFQRTYANQIKRCGEMARKLRLFKEQMSKAGLLSSSMSATQVDLSFDDLEVKLGELESELIEMNANGDKLQRSYNELVEYRLVLQKAGEFFHIAQSSAEALHREQASNQTGEQSLETPLLSEQEAVTDPSKQVKLGFITGLVPREKSMAFERILFRATRGNVYLRQAVVEEPVIDPVSGEKVEKNVFAVFFSGERAKSKILKICEAFGANRYSVPEDLGKQAQMITEVSGRISELKTTIDAGLVHRGNLLQTIGEQYDRWNILVRKEKSIYHTLNMLSIDVTKKCLVAEGWSPVFATKQIQDALQRATHDSNSEVGAIFRVLRTREMPPTYFQTNKFTSSFQDIVDAYGVAKYQEANPGVYTIVTFPFLFAVMFGDWGHGICLLLATMFFLFNEKKFSSQKLGDIMEMTFGGRYVIFMMSLFSIYTGLVYNEFFSVPFELFGKSAYGCRDPSCRDSTTAGLIKVRDTYPFGVDPAWHGSRSELPYLNSLKMKMSILIGVAQMNLGIILSFFNGLFFRNGVNIWCQFVPQMIFLNALFGYLSVLIIMKWCTGSKADLYHVMIYMFLSPTDELGENELFPGQKMTQLVLLLSALVAVPWMLFPKPFLLKAQHERHQGQSYTALQEAEESLLVESNDDSGHHGEFEFSEIFVHQLIHTIEFVLGAVSNTASYLRLWALSLAHSELSTVFYEKVLLLAWGYNNIIILIVGIIVFVFATVGVLLVMETLSAFLHALRLHWVEFQNKFYEGDGYKFSPFSFKLIDVGEDE, encoded by the exons ATGGCGGAGCAAACTGGTGGAGGATGCTGTCCGCCGATGGATCTGTTCCGTTCAGAGTCGATGCAACTCGTCCAAATCATCATTCCGAATGAATCTGCTCATCGGACAATCGATTATCTTGGAGAAATCGGACTCATTCAGTTCAAAGAC TTGAATGCCGAAAAGAGCCCATTTCAACGAACATATGCTAATCAG ATCAAACGATGTGGAGAGATGGCTCGTAAATTACGTCTATTTAAGGAACAAATGTCCAAAGCGGGATTGTTATCTTCTTCTATGTCTGCCACACAAGTTGACTTAAGTTTTGATGACCTTGAG GTCAAGCTTGGAGAACTTGAATCAGAGCTGATTGAAATGAATGCTAATGGCGATAAGTTACAACGTTCATACAATGAGCTTGTGGAATATAGACTTGTTTTGCAAAAG GCTGGTGAGTTTTTCCACATAGCACAGAGCAGTGCTGAAGCTCTACATCGAGAACAGGCATCAAATCAAACTGGCGAACAATCATTAGAAACTCCTTTGCTATCTGAACAG GAAGCAGTGACTGATCCATCCAAGCAAGTTAAGTTGGGATTTATTACTGGACTTGTTCCGAGAGAAAAATCGATGGCCTTTGAGAGGATTCTCTTTCGTGCTACCCGGGGTAATGTGTACTTGAGGCAGGCTGTAGTTGAAGAGCCTGTCATCGATCCCGTTTCTGGAGAGAAG GTTGAGAAAAACGTATTTGCAGTCTTCTTTTCTGGTGAAAGAGCAAAGAGCAAAATTCTCAAAATATGTGAAGCTTTTGGAGCAAATCGTTATTCTGTCCCCGAGGACCTTGGTAAACAGGCTCAGATGATCACTGAG GTCTCTGGAAGAATCTCAGAGCTAAAGACTACTATAGATGCTGGCTTGGTGCACCGGGGAAATTTATTACAAACTATTGGTGAACAATATGATAGATGGAATATTTTG gTGAGGAAGGAGAAATCAATTTATCACACTCTCAACATGCTTAGCATTGATGTGACCAAAAAATGTCTGGTGGCTGAAGGTTGGAGTCCTGTTTTTGCAACCAAACAG ATTCAGGATGCGCTGCAGCGGGCAACACATGACTCAAATTCAGAAGTTGGTGCAATCTTCCGGGTTCTGCGAACCCGAGAAATGCCGCCTACatattttcaaacaaataaatttacttCTTCTTTTCAGGATATCGTCGATGCATACGG GGTGGCCAAATATCAGGAAGCAAATCCTGGTGTTTACACTATCGTCACATTTCCATTCCTTTTCGCAGTTATGTTTGGTGACTGGGGTCATGGTATCTGTCTGTTGCTTGCTACCATGTTCTTCTTATTCAATGAGAAGAAATTCTCCAGTCAG AAACTTGGAGACATCATGGAAATGACTTTTGGAGGGCGATATGTGATATTTATGATGTCCCTCTTCTCAATATACACGGGCCTGGTCTATAATGAGTTCTTCTCTGTGCCGTTTGAGTTGTTTGGAAAATCAGCATATGGGTGTCGTGACCCTTCTTGTAG GGATTCTACCACTGCAGGCTTAATCAAAGTGCGTGACACTTATCCATTTGGTGTCGATCCAGCATGGCATGGTTCACGTAGTGAGTTGCCGTACCTCAATTCATTGAAGATGAAAATGTCTATCCTTATTGGGGTGGCCCAGATGAACCTTGGGATAATTCTGAGCTTTTTCAATGGTCTGTTCTTTCGCAATGGTGTAAACATTTG GTGTCAATTTGTTCCCCAAATGATATTTTTGAATGCTCTGTTTGGATACCTGTCCGTCCTTATCATTATGAAGTGGTGCACCGGGTCCAAAGCTGATTTATACCATGTAATGATATACATGTTTCTTAGCCCGACAGATGAGCTCGGTGAAAACGAACTTTTTCCTGGTCAGAAGATGACTCAG CTTGTCCTGCTACTCTCGGCCCTTGTTGCTGTCCCATGGATGCTTTTTCCAAAGCCCTTCCTATTGAAAGCTCAGCATGAA AGGCACCAAGGACAGTCCTACACAGCACTTCAGGAGGCAGAAGAGTCTTTATTAGTGGAGAGTAATGATGATTCTGGTCATCATGGGGAATTCGAGTTCAGTGAGATTTTTGTTCATCAGCTCATTCACACAATTGAATTTGTACTTGGAGCAGTCTCAAACACAGCTTCGTACCTTCGTCTGTGGGCTCTCAG CCTTGCACACTCTGAGCTGTCCACTGTATTTTACGAAAAGGTTCTACTTCTCGCCTGGGG GTACAACAATATCATTATTCTCATTGTTGGCATCATTGTATTCGTCTTTGCCACTGTTGGAGTGTTGTTGGTGATGGAAACACTCAGTGCCTTCCTACACGCATTGCGACTTCACTGGGTGGAATTCCAAAATAAGTTTTACGAGGGAGATGGATACAAGTTTAGTCCTTTCTCATTCAAATTGATTGATGTGGGGGAGGATGAATGA
- the LOC125876506 gene encoding DNA replication licensing factor MCM4 — translation MASDSSPVNARGGPSTPEDSISSPIGNTYSSPGDSARRKRGRRSASSTPVAPSNRRFTTPEATPTPSSTNPRRGGRRASSNTPTSAATPSYASDVPPSSEGGEGDDADDTPPMYVWGTNISVQDVNAAILRFLRNFREDPSQTEGKYMRAVHNVIEMEGDSLDVDAHDVFDYDGDLYTKMVRFPLEVLAIFDIVLMDMVSRINPLFEKHIQARIFNLKTSTSMRNLNPSDIEKMVSLKGMIIRCSAIIPEIREAIFRCLVCGYYSDPIVVDRGRISEPTICSKQECLARNSMTLVHNRCRFADKQIVRVQETPDEIPEGGTPHTVSLLMHDKLVDVGKPGDRVEVTGIYRAMSVRIGSAHRTVKSLFKTYIDCLHLKKTDKSRMHAEDPMEIENGVVGNDEPLDHEEKVEKLKELSKQPDIYERLTKSLAPNIWELDDVKKGLLCQLFGGNALTLPSGASFRGDINILLVGDPGTSKSQLLQYIHKLSPRGIYTSGRGSSAVGLTAYVAKDPETGETVLESGALVLSDRGICCIDEFDKMSDSARSMLHEVMEQQTVSIAKAGIIASLNARTSVLACANPIGSRYNPRLSVIDNIHLPPTLLSRFDLIYLILDKADEQTDRRLAKHIVALHFENPENSEQEVIDLPTLASYLSYARKHIHPQLSDEAAEELTRGYVEMRRRGNFPGSSKKVITATPRQLESLIRLGEGLARIRFSEKVEKRDVVEAFRLLEVALQQSATDHATGTIDMDLITTGVSASERMRRENLVSTTRNIIMEKMQLGGPSTRLLELLEDVKKQSSGGEVHLADLRNALATLATEGLVVVHGDTVKRI, via the exons ATGGCTTCCGACTCATCTCCGGTCAATGCTCGCGGCG GTCCATCTACACCAGAAGATTCCATTTCAAGTCCAATTGGCAACACTTACTCTTCTCCCGGCGACTCTGCTCGCCGGAAGCGTGGCCGCCGCTCGGCCTCATCGACACCAGTAGCACCGTCAAATCGGCGATTCACAACTCCTGAGGCTACACCAACACCGTCGAGTACTAATCCTCGCCGAGGCGGAAGAAGAGCATCCTCCAACACCCCTACTAGTGCCGCTACTCCATCCTATGCCTCTGATGTTCCGCCTTCCTCAGAAGGCGGGGAAGGTGATGATGCCGATGATACCCCACCTATGTATGTGTGGGGCACAAACATCAGCGTGCAAGATGTAAACGCTGCAATTCTTAGGTTTTTGAGGAATTTCCGGGAGGATCCTTCTCAAACTGAGGGGAAATACATGAGGGCAGTTCATAATGTAATTGAAATGGAAGGCGACTCACTCGATGTTGATGCGCATGATGTGTTCGACTATGATGGTGATTTGTATACCAAAATGGTCAGATTCCCACTTGAGGTTCTAGCAATTTTTGATATTGTCTTAATGGACATGGTTAGCAGAATTAACCCACTATTTGAGAAGCACATACAAGCTAGAATTTTCAATCTTAAGACGTCCACTTCAATGAGAAATCTCAATCCATCTG ATATTGAGAAGATGGTGTCACTCAAAGGGATGATTATCCGTTGTAGTGCAATTATTCCAGAGATAAGAGAAGCAATATTTAGATGTCTTGTTTGTGGATATTACTCTGACCCAATTGTTGTAGACAGAG GAAGAATTAGTGAGCCGACAATATGCAGCAAGCAAGAATGTCTGGCAAGGAACTCAATGACTCTGGTTCACAATAGATGCAG GTTTGCTGATAAACAAATTGTGAGAGTTCAAGAAACACCAGATGAGATCCCTGAGGGAGGAACACCTCACACGGTAAGCTTGTTGATGCATGACAAGCTGGTGGATGTGGGGAAGCCAGGTGACAGAGTTGAA GTCACTGGAATTTATAGGGCTATGAGTGTCAGAATCGGGTCAGCACATAGGACTGTAAAATCATTGTTCAAG ACTTACATTGATTGTCTTCATCTTAAGAAGACTGACAAGTCAAGAATGCATGCAGAGGATCCAATGGAAATTGAAAATGGTGTTGTTGGAAATGATGAGCCTCTTGATCATGAAGAAAAG GTGGAGAAATTAAAAGAACTATCTAAACAGCCTGATATCTATGAAAGGCTGACCAAGTCCTTGGCACCAAACATATGGGAGTTGGATGATGTAAAGAAAGGCCTTCTTTGCCAG CTCTTTGGCGGAAATGCATTGACCTTGCCGTCTGGGGCAAGCTTCCGTGGTGATATCAACATTCTTCTTGTTGGTGATCCGGGGACCAGCAAATCACAACTGCTCCAATATATTCACAAACTGTCTCCTCGTGGTATATACACAAGTGGACGAGGAAGTTCAGCTGTGGGGTTGACTGCTTATGTAGCCAAAGATCCCGAGACTGGTGAAACT GTCCTTGAGAGTGGTGCCCTGGTCCTGAGTGACAGAGGGATCTGCTGTATCGATGAGTTTGACAAAATGTCTGACAGTGCCAGGAGCATGTTACATGAG GTGATGGAGCAACAAACTGTTTCAATTGCAAAGGCTGGAATTATCGCTTCGCTTAATGCTAGAACTTCAGTATTGGCATGTGCAAATCCAATTGGCTCCCGTTACAATCCCCGATTATCTGTCATTGATAATATACACCTTCCACCTACCCTTCTGTCTAG gtttgatttgatatatttaattCTAGACAAAGCGGATGAGCAGACCGATAGGCGCCTTGCAAAGCACATAGTTGCTTTACACTTTGAGAATCCTGAG AACTCTGAGCAAGAAGTGATTGACCTTCCAACATTAGCTTCATACTTGAGCTATGCTCGAAAACATATACATCCACAATTATCTGATGAAGCAGCTGAAGAATTGACTAGAGGTTATGTGGAGATGAGAAGAAGAGGGAATTTCCCCGGCAGCAGTAAAAAG GTGATTACAGCCACACCAAGGCAGCTAGAGAGTTTAATACGTCTAGGTGAAGGTCTTGCTCGGATTCGTTTTTCAGAAAAG GTGGAGAAAAGAGATGTAGTGGAGGCTTTTCGACTTCTAGAAGTTGCATTGCAGCAGTCTGCAACTGACCATGCTACTG GAACCATTGACATGGATCTCATCACAACTGGAGTATCTGCAAGTGAAAGGATGAGAAGGGAGAATTTGGTGTCAACCACCCGCAACATAATTATGGAGAAGATGCAGCTTGGGGGACCATCAACTCGTTTGCTAGAG TTACTGGAAGACGTCAAGAAGCAAAGTTCTGGTGGTGAAGTCCACCTAGCAGAT CTGCGAAATGCACTGGCTACCCTCGCAACCGAAGGACTGGTTGTTGTTCATGGAGACACTGTGAAGAGAATATGA